Below is a window of Apodemus sylvaticus chromosome 5, mApoSyl1.1, whole genome shotgun sequence DNA.
agagagtttctctgtgtagctctggcttacCTGGAATTCtctctagaccagactggccttggaactcacagagatccacttgcctctgcctcccaagtgttgggatgaatttattttttatgtatataggtgtgtatatgtgtgtgcttgttgcTCACACAAGCCAAAAGAGAGCATTGTATCATTGGCTCTAGAGTCCTAGGTGGTTGTAAAACCATTCTTGAGCATGAAGGGATTTGAACCCAAGTCTTTTTGAAAGAgcagctcttagctgctgagccacctctccagcccctgaagttTCTCTTTTGGTGCTGCATGTCTAGTGTAGCATAGTCCCTCAGGAACTTGGGCTAGTTGAAGGTCACCATTGGAGGGATGCGCACATAGAATGCATGGACTCAGCTGCTGTGGGATGCTGTGAACTAGATAGTGAGAAAGGGCTTCTGTATGGGCAGGGTGTTGAGCTAAGgtgactttaaaaaagaaacaacattgtatgtgtgttgttatGGTGtccacatgtatatctgtgtaccacatgcatgcctactGGCTGCACTCAGAGGCCAAAAgtgtcagaacccctggaaccagagttatgaACCTCCCTGTAGGTTTTTTAATCAAATGCAAATATCCTTGGAATAGCAGGCAGCATAAACTTAAAACAAGTTATTGGGTGGTTGTCAAGAGGGCTTAGCAGGAAAGGCAGATTGGAGCCAAActtgatgacccaagttcaatccctgggacccacatggtgcaGGGTGAGAAGCAGCTCCCACACTTAGCCTCCTTTCCCCACACATGGTTATGTGTGTACTCTCCCTTgggcatacacacataaatgaatcACGTAAATCAAGTGTTTCTGAAAGCAGATTCTGTGTATTGGGAGGGAAGGATAGGGTAGTGGAACAAAAACACTCTAGAAGAAATAGGCAAGTTTAAAGGCCTTGTATTAAATAATAAGGTGCAAAAACATCCATATAATGTTTAAAGCCTTGGCTCTGTAGACATTCAGTAAATGATTCACATTCTTGATTTCATCCTGAGAATGTTGGAAGCCTGACAtctactttctctgtgctcttgctgTTCTAGAAAATGACCATGGACAAAAGTGAGCTGGTACAGAAAGCCAAGCTCGCCGAGCAGGCCGAGCGCTATGATGACATGGCTGCAGCTATGAAGGCCGTGACAGAGCAGGGACACGAACTCTCCAATGAAGAGAGGAATCTGCTCTCTGTTGCCTACAAGAATGTGGTAGGTGCCCGTCGTTCTTCCTGGCGTGTCATCTCCAGCATCgaacagaaaacagagagaaatgagaaGAAGCAGCAGATGGGCAAAGAGTACCGGGAGAAGATAGAGGCGGAGCTGCAGGACATCTGCAATGACGTGCTGGTGAGGGCGGCGCCTCTGCTGTAAACACCCTTGTCTAGGGGTCTCAGGtccagatgtaagctctcagacAGCTTAGGGAGAGTGGGGGTGCTCCACTGTCCGCAAGCTCAGAGCCACCTGGAACTTGTTCTAAAGCGTGGGATTTGGGTTTTGTCACTCTTTTTTGATCAGTTCATCTTCTCTAGGGTGGTTTCCTTCCCTCAAAAAGATCTGCAGCAAACAGGAACATTTCATTAACATTCCTCCAGTTTTCTTTAGAAATTGAAGCCAAATAAAGAGGATATTTAGGAAGATGTAGTCATTAGCAGACAGTTCTAGCAGTCTCAGTAGTGATTCGACCCTGGAGAGGAAGGAATGTAAAGGCCATCCAGCCTTTCCTTGGCCATGCCCTCACAAAGTGCAGAAATCTGATGGTGAAGCTTGGCATGTCTGTCAAGTGCAGTGTAGCTTTAAAAGCCAAGCAGAGGGGGAGTGGGGCTTCTCGCGGTAAGTACACTGTGGTCAGGTGGTAGATCCTCCTAGCTACATTTCAGGTTGGTTGAGAAGGTTACCTACCCTAGAACACTTCATGATTATATTCTTTTCCTCATACCTGGAGCCCActaggaaattttattttctacgTGAAAGCAGGTAAAAAGTAACTATGAGGCTGCTTTAAAGGGAAAGGGACTTCTTTCCCCTGCAGTACCATCTGTCTCTCTAAAGTACTTCCCTTGACGGCTTCTTTTGAAAACCAGTCTAAAGCTTGTTGGGTCTAAGGCAGTGCTCCTCCCCCAACCCACAGAGTTATATCCCTCTCTGTGTACACAATACTTACAAACAACTATTGCCTCAAGCCTCTCTTTATCCGCTTCTTGATGTAGATAAGTTTCATGGCTAAACATGTTGCCTCTCGGTTGTTGGGGGTTTGTTAATGGTGCACTAATTCCTGAATGCTAGGTGCATCTGGTATGGCACGCATTCCAAAGGCAAGAGAGTTCCATAGTTCCTGAAGTGTAGACCAGCTTTTAAGAGCCTCTGAGGAGTGTGAAGAAGAGCATGGTACTTACTGCCTCTTACCCAGTGTCTCAGGATGCCACATCCTAAAACAGCTCTCCGAAAATAGTGCTCTGTATACGAAGCTTGGACTCCTTCAGAACTACTTTTGTTGTAAGCATAAATGTTTAAAGGAATTTATTACTAATAGTTCTAGACTGAGTGCTTACTGCGTATCAAGCAATGTGTTAAGCACTAGATAAAAATTCCCTTGCTTGTCCTTAGAACTGCCTTAGATGGTGGTCATGCTGGCCCCCTTCCCCAGTACAGCCAAGGGATCTGAGGATTAGGGTTCCAAGGCAGTCTCTCCAGGGTCATGTGGAAACACACAGTAAGCATCAGAAGAAGGTTTTCTTCCCAGGTCTCATGGAAGTCTAAACTTCTTGgctgttttctgttgctgcttTTTTCCCCCACAATGGAAAGGCCCCACACACTCACAATTACAGAAGCAATACAAGTGTCATGGCCAGGGGGTgaggggggttgtttgtttttaagagatgGACATAAGGGTTACAAAGTAAAAGTCACTTCTAAGCATTGTTAATATCAATCCTCAAAGGCTTTCCCCCATGTTTATGCAGGTCCCCACACTTCAATAGTAAAGTGAGATTCTCGTTGGTGGCCTTTTCCATTTGGATTTGTTTAACAGTGTAGTTCTGagccatcttttttccattacATTCCACTGTGGTGGCTACAGTGTAAGGAGCCCTGTGGTGGTCTGAGGGACCTAGAACTACAGACACCTACCTGCTCTTAGAACTTGGCCAAACGGGATTTAGCACTTTGAATGgaaattggttggttggttggtatggGGGTAGGGAGTTGGGGGGGTGTTGGGTTTGGGGGAGGTTGTTGTTTGGTGTCTGGGTTTTAGTCTTCAGAAAaatcagtagtagtagtagtagtagaagtagtagtagatAACTTAAATCTCAAATGTAATTTTAACATCTCAAGCAATTCAAAATTCTTAATGTGAATCACTTTTTAGGAGCTGTTGGACAAATATCTCATTCTCAATGCTACACAGGCAGAAAGCAAAGTGTTCTACTTAAAAATGAAAGGAGACTATTTTAGGTATCTTTCTGAAGTTGCGTCTGGAGATAATAAACAAAGTAAGTAATGTTTGAAAAAAATCCGTCAATGGGATAGTTAATACTTCATAATGAAATCTGTTCTTTGTTTACTATAGACACTAAGTTCATGGTAATGAGAATTTCAGAGATCACAGCCTTGTCATGTGTGGGGTCATGGAATTAATAACTCTTTATCTAATGGATAAACTTGAAGGGTGTTAGAAGTTTGGTATATAATGTGTTTGGCAAACTCTTATCTAGGAAttgatagttcttttttttttttcttttgttttaagatttattattttatgtgagtacactgttgtgctcttcagacacaccagaagagagcattagatcttattacagatggttgtaagccaccatgtggttgctgggaattgaactcaggacctctggatgagtagtcagtgctcttaactgctgagccatctctccagccccagatagGTCTTTTTTGCAGGTACAACtataaaacaataattcaccTTAGCTATGATTTTACTTTACCCACTTTTACTTACTGCATCTGTAGTCTGAAAtctaaatggaaaattccagaggTAAATGACTCTAAATTTTGACCCAAGTAATCCTGTATGCACTAGTCACCAGGTCATTACCTAGTTGCCATCCATATTGGTTACTTGATTGACTATTGGAGTATGGCACTCCTTGTGTTCAAGTGACTTGCTGGTTTCTGAAGTGCAAATCACATTACCGTATGTTGTTAAAGTGGTTGTGTTGGTTTCCTATAGTAAGCTACCTGAGCATGTGTGCTAGGCGTCAGTACTGTCTAGCTTCAGGCATCTGCAGATGAGAGACCCGTGTGAGACCACCACAGGGGAGAGCGCCTTTCTTTCAGCACATGGCTTACTGTGATGGGATCGTAGTTGTTTTATTCTGTGTTCACTGTGTGCTAAGTAATTGGGCTCACATTATCCTGTTAGCACTTGGAATTTAGGTGAGATTCATGGTTTCCAATAAAAGAAACCAGAGTTGGCATTCAGACGTTTTTACTTGCTCCAGGACACATGCAACTGAGTTGAgaatttgaatttgtttatgcaGATCTTAAACCCCATCACTTTTTTTCACTAGATTATCCACATTTGTTCTTATGAGGGGCTGTCTGTATTTCTTGGATGCTTTAACAGACGTCATTATAATGGTCTGTTTTCTTCCAAAGCGTTTATACAGTACTTAGCATAAACATGTAGCAGATGTTTAGGTTGAATGTTGAAGACCTTTGTTTTGATGGCTTGCTCGATTTATAGCCTCTAAAGTGTCCTGATAACGATGCTCTGTGGAATGCAGCCTGTAGGAGACGCTAATGTTTGCATCTTCCTTCCAGCCACGGTGTCTAACTCCCAGCAGGCTTACCAAGAAGCATTTGAAATCAGCAAGAAAGAGATGCAGCCGACACACCCGATTCGCCTCGGCCTGGCACTGAATTTCTCAGTCTTTTACTATGAGATTCTAAACTCTCCCGAAAAGGCCTGCAGCCTGGCCAAAACGGTGAGGAGAGACCCTTTGCTAGTTCCAAGAACTTCCTTCTGTTTATGAGTAGTCCTCGCTGTCTTAGACTTGCAAGCATTTTCTAGGTAGTGGGATTTTAGAAAATCAATGCAGACCTGTTACTTGGTACTTTGCTCTGAATATATGCtgactttttgctttgtttggttgctGTTGGAGTCCTTGGTAGAAACTTGCAGGTAAAAATTAGGAGTTCTCATCAGGCTTTGGACATTGGGTATTGTCATCTTTGTTCCAAGATAGGACTCCGTGAAAGAAGGAGCCCACACTCTGTCTGTGCTCTATTGCACCCTGTGTTCTTTGAGAAGCTTTTTTTCCCTGGTGTATACTGTTATTTGAAACTTTAATTTGAAATGAGTGCTTGAAGTTGATTCTACAACATGAACCCTCTGAAACAAATCAGGGTTAGTAAGGTGAGCTTTGCTGCTCTCCCCTTTGACCTGTGTCCAGACCTTTTTAGTTTAAACAAAAAATAGGAACCACTTTGATAATTAAAAACTTGAATGAATGGATTTTTAGACTAATAAATGTGCTACAGTTAACAGTAACACTGTTAATTCGGGATTTATCATTGctggttggtgtggtgtgtgtgtgtgtgtgtgtgtgtgtgtgtgtgtgtgtgtgtgtgtgtgtgtgtgagagagagagagggggggggcggTCATACATCTGACACAGGTGGCAGATAGTCAAGAGCAGACCAGTTCCCATCCTCTTACCAGCGGGATGGATAGAGCTAACACAGGGACCGTCGAGATCTTTGCTAATTTAGCCCTTTGTTTTAGGCATTTGATGAAGCGATTGCTGAGCTGGATACCCTGAATGAAGAGTCTTACAAAGACAGCACCCTGATCATGCAGCTGCTCAGGGACAATCTCACCGTAAGTACCTCCGGAGAGCGGACCCCTACTTAGTACACTGTTATCCAAGATTGAAGACGGCTCTGTGCTCTACCTAAAGTACGGTTACCTATAGCTTACTGCTGAACTGTGCCTTTTTAGTCATCATTATCTGTGGTAAGAGGgagttttgaatagctgagtgaGGGGCCTGGGAACACAGCTCAGTAGCTCTCAGCCTGCTCTTCCCCGGGGAGCCACACCCTCACATCATTggcaacttcagttctaggggacaTGGTGCCCTCTTAGGGCTCCTAGGACACTAGGCATGCAAAAGGCACACAAACAGGCGTGCAGGCACAATACTCatacatgaaaaacatttttgtttttttcaaaatggTAGTTAAGTGAGGTAAAATATACTGATTTATACTAGAATGCCTCTTGAAGAAAACTTTGAATGACTTTAATTTTattacaactttttgtttcttttttctttgcagCTGTGGACGTCAGAAAATCAGGGGGATGAAGGAGAtgctggagagggagagaactaATGTCTGGTGCGCTGTGCTCTGTGTGGTGTCACCTTGTACCCTCCACATTATGTCCCTCTGTgcgataaacaaaaacaaaaagatcgAATGCAGACTTTCGATTTTTCACAGCCTAAGCCTTGCAAAAATGGTCCCTGGGATGAACAGCTGGTATTTGTATCTAAAAACTCAGACTGGTCCCTTAAATGCCATGGTATTTTGAAGTCTTGATTTTGATCAACATTGACAAGGATTactgtgtgtttaatttttacaAACTGAACACTGTGATTATGGGGTTTTATAACTTAGCAGAACTCTTTCTGGTAGGAAAAATAGACCTGAATTATGTGTAACTTTTTGGAAAGTTTAATCTGATATCAAAATGGTCACTAAAATACAATTCTGTTGTAAAGTTATACAGAAAGTTTTAGAGATTCTGTTGTGATGCTGGGACTTGGGTGAGATGTTTACCATTGGCACCCTGAGTTTGGTAACTCACAGTAATTCTGCCCTGGTTGAGGGCTTACTGACCTTTGACCGTTTGGGGCTGTTGCCACTCAAAAGTTCATGACCACAAATATCTGCAGTGTCTTCTGAGGAAACTCAAAACCTGAAAGTGAACTTCTTTGGCTAATCATTGGGCTGTGTCACCACAAAAAACGGTCCCGTGCTCATACCACACGTGTGACTAAACCCCTTTTCTATAGCAGTGTGTTCCTGATTAGCAGTGCCTGAGAACAGGGCTGTTACCCCTAGctaaaggagggggaggaagtagTGTATCTTATAAATGGCCATACCAGTTTTCTGGATGATACTTTAAGAATAATGTGGTGTGGAGGCAGCCTCTCCCTCACCTGAGGAGCACCCATAGTCTGGGGTTCTTCCCGGCTTGGAGGGAGGAAGCTTTGAACTTTAACATTCTTTCGGCCCTGTCCTTCTGACTGTTGACTTCTTCCTCTTTAAATTTACAGCTTTCTGCTTCCTTGGTGGTTTTCTTTGGAAGCCTTTGTTAGTCAATACTGTGTGGACGGGGCGGGGTGTTGAGCACATGGTGAGCAAGCTTTGCTTTAAGGTGTTGAGGAAGAAGACCTTCCAGCACCACCCTACCTTCCTCCAGTTCTTAGCACAGTTGTTCTTCATAGTGTgacccaaatcaaaaaaaaaaaaaagaaagaaaagtatttttaagtcTCCATGATTTCCCCCTATTGCACCCAGCCCTGATGATGCTTGTTAGTGCCTGTCACCAGACCCTCCAGTTACTCATCCAGCTTCGTTCTCAGACATGTTCAACAAGACCTTCTAACACAGGGAAGTTGCATGGACACTACAGTAGAGAGAACCAAGAACAGCCAGGCCTTCAGTCTCACAGGATCACCCTCTACCTTCACATTCCATGTAGCCGTAGCCACAGTCCATCTGTTTGTCCATCTGCTGAAATACGAAAAGAATTCATGCACTGatttaaaccaaaaaaaaaaaaaaaaaacccacaaaaaaaaaatctcttctttcttgctgaacaaaaaaaaatgtgcagtTAATACTTGGCGCTTGACAAGGCAGTAGTGAGTGTGGAACAAGCCTGTCTGTATATCTGGTAGCTCTTTGCTCTGTTTTTTTCCCTTACCAGTATTCTGCCTAACGTTTGCTTCTGTGGTGGTTTAtatttgcctagcaagcacaCCCGTGATTGTGAAAATAGtgtagcaaaaagaaaaagaaaccccagTTACTGATGTGCTAGATCCGTGTATGTCTTTTAAACATTCTAGTTTCACCTTACACAGAgtaatcaggaaaatgtaaaaactcaaaagtgaaataaaacattttatcagtTAGTTGCCTGTGGATTGATGTGTCACCACCATCTCTCTCGCTCTCAGGACCATTCCAATCCCATCTAATTTGGGCTTTTTCTTTAAAGAGTAGTTTTACTTCACCCTTTAGAACCAGCCGTAGAGATGTCTCTGTTAAGTTGGAAGTGATCACTGCTGACTTGAACCAAAGCAGCCGCAAGATGCTCGCCTTTCTTTTAAAGGGGGTGGGGCGTATTCCACAAGATCACATGAGCACTTTGGCTGGATGGGCACAGATGGCGGCAGAGACCGCAGCATGCTGGGGGCGTATCCACTCTTAAGGTGCAGGGGACCTGACAGTGATGCAGCTGCCTTAGAACCGCCATGCTCCCTCCTATCAGTAACCCAATAAAACTCAACTGGTTTGCCAAACTGGCTGTGGATGAAATCCTGTCTTCAGTCTCTTAGTATCTTCCCTGTCTGGAGTGAGTAGATGTATCTGTATATCTCCCTAGAAAAGGCCCTGTGATGCTCCATTCACCAAAACGAGGAGGAGTCTGGAAGGAACAGTTAATGGCCCCAGCTCTGGGTGATAAGACATGAGCCAAGTGTCAGGGAATCCCCAAAGTGGCTGTTTGCCTCTGTAATAGGGTCTTCCAGGTAAGTGATATACTCCCTTACCCCAAGCGGCTGGTGGACAAGAAAGTATGTTAACAGTCTCTGAAGGTAGTTGTGGGTCGGGATTGTAAGGTAGTAGCGACAGTTGCATGGCCCATGCTGTAGGTAAAAAGACATGCGGCTGAGGCCACGCTGCCAGCCCAGAATTTCCCTTCCTAAAGGAGGAATTACAGCGGGAGGAATGGGTGTTACCTGCTGTTTGCATCTGTGTGTTAagtgggagaaagggagggatgaGGTGGAGGGATTGGTTTGTACAGCTGATGGGGTAAGTACACTGAATGTGTTCTGGGATCCGAAACCATGGGAACCTGTGGAAAGAGCTGGtaggacagaggaagggaaggtctGTGGCTCAGCATGCAGAGGTGGCCTTAGTGATGAAGGCCCTGACAGGAAACCGATAATCAGATCATTGTGCCTCTGAACGAACAACTTGAGTGGAGAGAGCCTTAGATGGCTGCATGGCCAAACCAAAATTACCTGCTGCTGcgtcagaggacctgagtttggttcccaggacccacatggtaggaggaaagaagggaagatgtCCTCTGACCATACATGCATCCTGATGTGCATAtaccccagccccccccccccaaaatgggGATTATTATCTCTTCTTTCTTGAGAAAAAGGCTGTTGCCTGAGATAATGGGGAAATTAGTCCCTTTTGGACCATCGTCTCATGTGGACTATCAAGGACACTTGGTTATTTCTTGGGATTGCCACAAATATTTGGAACTGGAAGGCACTGAAAAGGGCAGTCATTGGGGCTGCAGAGTTGACTCAGTGGATAAGGGTTACTGCCTGCTCTTAGAGGACCCGCGTTGAATCTCCTTATTGCGACTGCCTGTAgaggggatctgttgccctcttctggagtctacagaccaggcatgcacatgattcacagacatacatacaggcaaaacacacataaaggaagaaaaagaaaaatcttgccttaggggctggagagagctcagggGTCAAGAGCACTTCCTGATCTTGAAgatccaggttcgattcccagcacccacatagcagctcacaactgtaaatCCAATTCCAAAGGATCTAACACACTCACACTAATGCATacaagattaaaatgaaaatgtttttccttgagaAAGGATGTTACTGAGGACTTGTAGCAAAGGAATTGATTGGTGCATAATTCCCCACCTAGATCAGACAGCTGACAGAAGTTAACTTAGCAGTGACCCCCAGGACTGGCATGGGCCTTTAATGTGTTTGCTGGTACAAGAAGGGGGACATGACCTGTATAAGACAGAAGAGGCTAGCAGGTCTGAATGATGAGTAGCATTACTTACAGTAAGTGTTAAGGCGCCTGAGagagtctgggggtggggggaggaaagtCCAGGCATGGCTTTTGGTGGTTACTTAATAGGCAAATGTATTTGTATTGAGCTAGGGTGACGGGAAACTAAATTTGGTGCTTTTGAGCTTCTaaaacagtgttcttaacctgtAAGTCtgagggttgaatgaccctttcacaggagtggcatttcagatatttatgttatgatttataacagtaataACTACATTTATGAATAGCAATGAAGTAATTttgtatggttgggggtcagcactaCATGAGGAACTGCTTAAAGGGACacttaggaaggctgagagccattGCTCTGGAGGGAAGGCTTTCAAACCATTTCAAGTTCATTCAAGGGGTAAATAAATGGTGGCGGTGAGAGGGTTGGTGTAGCAGTGAAAGAGGTTTCAGGAATTTCTGACTACACCCGATTTTGGAAGAAGATCTGGACCACCTCAGCCCTTCCTCGGAAGTAGCCAAGATTTAAATGAGGAACATAACAGAATTGCACATTTATCTGCCCCCTATTAATGTGGTAGGTTCTGAAGCTAAATGGACCTTGGCAACCCTCAAAGGTGCCAAGAACAGTGAGCAgcggtggatgggtgggtgggggggagggagggaggggtgggtgggtgggtggatggatggatggatggatggtcgGTCCAGGTATTAAGTTGTTTGTGTGGGTGCCTACTCATCTGCCCTGGGCTTCTGTACACTTTTCCCCCGTATAACAGACAGGCTGCTGAGGCACACTCCACACATCACTTGGGAAAGCTGCCATTGGGTGTGAGTTTAAGGCAGGCTTGCCTGCTTGGGTGAGAGGAGAGCTGTATAATTTAATTCCCTGCCAAGGGTAAGAGATACCAAACAACGGGCTGTCCAGGGATGCGGGACAAAGCTACAAGACAcaatgaagaattttttttttgttttgttttttggctttagttttttcaagacagggtttctctatatagccctggctgtcctggaacttactctgtagaccaggctggcctagaactcagaaatcgcctgcctctgcctcccagagtgctgggattacaggtgtgcgccaccaccccaccccaccccacccccccccccccccccggctgaagaattttttaaaggatTGATTTGTTCACCTGGCCCCAAACCCTTTCAAGAGCCCAGTAAAACCAGatggaagccaggcatggtggcacatcctTTAATCCCCACCACTGGGAAGGTAGATACCTATATATTTGAAACCATggttgtctacatagtgagctctggAACTACATAGACTCTGGGAGGGACAGacgggaggaggcagggaggcggGCAGTGGCAGCAGTAGCTATATGCAGCCATTGAGGTGGCTTTGTTGGTGGGGGCtcttgctgccaggcctgaggatctgagtttgatctacAAGGGTCACATGCCAGAAATCAGAACCAACTTCCATGTCCTTTGACCCGTACATCCATACCATTGTGCACACATACGTGTACGGGTGTGCACAGACACAGAATGAATAAATTAACAATAAGTAAATGTATATGTTACAAAGAACGAGCTCAACAGTTGGTGGAGAATGGCTGTATTATAGAGAGCTAAGTAGAACAGTGCTGCCCTCTCCAAGCTGTCCCCAACACTGCTCTTCTGCCAGTGCAGATGATGAGATCTGCCCTCCCCAGTGCTTGCACAACTACTTTCCCAACTGCAGGAACAATCTCTGAAGTGCTTCCTCAAGGTTTCCTCTATAGCCCCACTGTCATGGATTGTTAGCCAATA
It encodes the following:
- the Ywhab gene encoding 14-3-3 protein beta/alpha; amino-acid sequence: MTMDKSELVQKAKLAEQAERYDDMAAAMKAVTEQGHELSNEERNLLSVAYKNVVGARRSSWRVISSIEQKTERNEKKQQMGKEYREKIEAELQDICNDVLELLDKYLILNATQAESKVFYLKMKGDYFRYLSEVASGDNKQTTVSNSQQAYQEAFEISKKEMQPTHPIRLGLALNFSVFYYEILNSPEKACSLAKTAFDEAIAELDTLNEESYKDSTLIMQLLRDNLTLWTSENQGDEGDAGEGEN